One genomic region from Henningerozyma blattae CBS 6284 chromosome 2, complete genome encodes:
- the TOS2 gene encoding Tos2p (similar to Saccharomyces cerevisiae TOS2 (YGR221C) and SKG6 (YHR149C); ancestral locus Anc_5.107) produces MAVLFKRASSDVDCKGKDKHSSECALPASNTHSTAVTVGVAVAVPVGVCLIVLCVILIIIYKRSKREEKEELGFDKDSSAFINDQQNQQRHSYKKNIYKQQLQNQMQPHMANQINYSFTTYNDTNSSFFNEKYYSNSQSMEHFPKPPPTLFNSTVTSTSDSGSDPFPLPDGSDTESLKNFARSAARNDQMGGYSLATTQSNNTSSPMKITKEMRGKSGLSFKNEHFEFELENPSTSKLNSNGNNKAKNISTEYDDESYASNTLSPHEEESIKRMKSIYDVYLDKNKQSINDEKLKNKIKEEINELPDDHTSLQEDIQRDGSEENIQYMFNDEIDNIPTTDNHDTTLNNNESESSMLKKDFEYTNRNTIIEGDMTAVQDDSFTTSSQPMMNPKNSSVLQLNKNLSSIRAPSSIYSEVPQMSITDQSFKKQSYVYQYNQDSQYGYQDSQSQYQDPQYAYQDPQYQYQDPQQYPQQYPQQYPQQYPQQYNNFDNASIQNSMQYSYQDYSNNMGYYAPQNLQFSHPQTLESIAELPTPTKLVGSPSSLSLTSFKRKPKQPQLMHLQTVRINGTALNPMDHPGMFYSPTDSTSSQQQQFLMQPQYTTQKQAANANGELIPMPHHMRKSIVMTDPSALSIANRYKPAGSLRNFSNVSRSNTMTNMSQMSIPTMQHDQRVSGLLEITDTLQPPSVGQILPHHGDNDELRRQLGTSHNYNVN; encoded by the coding sequence ATGGCGGTACTATTTAAAAGAGCATCTTCAGATGTTGATTGTAAAGGAAAAGACAAGCATTCAAGTGAATGTGCTTTACCAGCAAGTAATACTCATTCAACTGCTGTAACTGTAGGGGTAGCAGTTGCTGTGCCAGTGGGTGTTTGTTTAATCGTATTATGTgtcattttaattattatctatAAAAGAAGTAAACGTGAGgagaaagaagaattagGATTCGATAAAGATAGTTCAGCATTTATCAATGATCAACAAAATCAACAACGCCACTcttataagaaaaatatttataaacaacaattacaaaatcaaATGCAACCTCATATGGCtaatcaaattaattatagTTTCACCACTTATAACGATACAAATTCgtcatttttcaatgaaaaatattattcaaatagtCAAAGTATGGAACATTTCCCTAAACCACCACCAACTCTATTCAATAGTACTGTTACAAGCACCAGTGATTCTGGTTCCGATCCTTTCCCATTACCAGATGGTAGTGATACAGAatcattaaagaatttcGCTAGAAGTGCTGCAAGAAATGATCAGATGGGTGGGTATTCATTAGCTACTACTCaaagtaataatacttcATCACCAATGAAAATAACAAAAGAGATGAGAGGGAAATCAGGgctttcatttaaaaatgaacaTTTTGAGTTCGAATTAGAAAATCCATCTACATCAAAATTGAATTCcaatggtaataataaagcaaaaaatatttctactGAATATGACGATGAGAGTTATGCCTCAAATACATTGTCTCCTcatgaagaagaaagtattaaaagaatgaaaagtatttatgATGTTTATTTAgacaaaaataaacaaagcATCAACGATGAAAAGCTAAAAAATAAGATCAAggaagaaattaatgaattaccAGATGATCATACTTCTTTACAAGAAGATATTCAACGTGATGGTtcagaagaaaatattcaatatatgtttaatgatgaaattgataatattccAACGACAGATAACCATGACACTACtttaaacaataatgaATCTGAGTCTTCCATGTTGAAAAAAGATTTCGAATATACTAATAGAAACACAATTATTGAAGGTGATATGACTGCTGTTCAGGATGATTCATTTACTACTTCTTCACAACCTATGATGAATCCTAAAAATTCAAGTGtattacaattaaataaaaatctaAGTTCAATTAGAGCTCCTTCTTCTATTTATTCAGAAGTTCCCCAAATGAGCATAACTGAtcaatcttttaaaaaacagTCCTATGTCTATCAGTATAATCAAGATTCTCAATATGGCTACCAAGATTCCCAAAGTCAATATCAGGATCCTCAATATGCATACCAAGATCCTCAGTATCAATACCAAGATCCACAACAGTATCCACAACAGTATCCACAACAGTATCCACAACAGTACCCTcaacaatataataattttgataatgcTAGTATTCAAAATTCTATGCAATATAGTTATCaagattattcaaataacatGGGTTATTATGCACCAcaaaatttacaatttaGTCACCCTCAAACTTTGGAAAGTATTGCCGAATTGCCTACCCCAACAAAATTGGTAGGCTCACCTTCTTCTTTGTCATTGACTTCTTTCAAACGTAAACCAAAACAACCACAGTTGATGCATTTACAAACTGTTAGAATCAATGGTACAGCTTTAAATCCTATGGATCACCCAGGAATGTTTTATTCACCAACAGATTCTACTTCAAGCCAACAACAGCAATTCTTGATGCAACCACAATATACAACACAAAAACAAGCAGCAAATGCAAATGGTGAACTAATCCCAATGCCACATCATATGAGGAAAAGTATTGTTATGACCGATCCATCTGCATTATCCATTGCTAATCGTTATAAACCAGCAGGGTCTTTACGTAATTTCAGCAATGTCTCAAGATCAAATACAATGACTAATATGTCACAAATGAGTATTCCAACTATGCAACATGATCAAAGAGTTAGCGgtttattagaaataacTGATACTCTTCAACCACCAAGTGTTGGCCAAATATTACCTCACCACGGGGacaatgatgaattaagaAGACAATTAGGTACATCACATAACTACAATGTCAactaa
- the TBLA0B07450 gene encoding uncharacterized protein, translating to MSVSKNSKSIIHSVLKQVRDQKPKPIINVLRSECFDKNEIQQLNISNYHRSEAGSGKSFDSLTWDNSQEYSELLVPLRHPESLRHTGMIWSISRSNGLKKFNENTYAEMLLSFEKYFLTLAKYHQCSPIPTHLKDLKLLFELESRTAILNDVAKNVSVKFIQNYLYLFNYKKLYPLDDTRRLITFNNAKECREMFLSLNGSAINMMPLRI from the coding sequence atgtcaGTTAGCAAGAATagtaaatcaattattcaTTCAGTGCTGAAGCAGGTAAGAGATCAGAAACCAAAGCCGATTATAAATGTCCTTAGATCGGAGtgttttgataaaaatgaaatacaacaattaaatatatcaaattatCATCGTAGTGAGGCAGGTTCGGGGAAATCTTTTGATTCCTTAACATGGGATAATTCACAAGAATATTCTGAATTATTGGTTCCATTGAGACATCCAGAATCACTTCGACATACTGGGATGATTTGGTCCATCTCTCGTTCCAATGgcttgaaaaaatttaacgAAAATACATATGCAGAAATGTTGTTGAGTTTTGAGAAATACTTTCTAACTTTAGcaaaatatcatcaatgTTCCCCTATACCGACCCACCTAAAAGATTTGAAgcttttatttgaattagaatcCAGGACCGCCATTTTAAATGATGTGGCGAAAAATGTATCAGTCAAATtcattcaaaattatttatatctattcaattataaaaaattgtatcCATTAGATGATACAAGAAGGTTGATCACTTTCAATAATGCTAAGGAATGTAGAGAAATGTTCCTTTCGTTGAATGGTTCAGCTATAAATATGATGCCGTTACGTATATAG
- the MRPL6 gene encoding mitochondrial 54S ribosomal protein uL6m (similar to Saccharomyces cerevisiae MRPL6 (YHR147C); ancestral locus Anc_5.109), with amino-acid sequence MVGIRLFSSTAKVLSHIGSAPITVNSDTQILLSTIKNPRIVRKGPTSMILSNNVDIKGPKGTLSLPIPDFVTVKEKDPKQWIVTVQNPTIKIQKAMWGTVRALLNNNVIGVNNGHTATLKFVGTGYRAQIDEEKNRLCCKVGKCVMQSLPIPKGITVTVKQPTLVLIEGIDKQQVKLFAAKIRMFHPPEPYKGKGIYVDDETIKLKAKKIK; translated from the coding sequence ATGGTTGGAATACGTTTATTTTCAAGCACTGCAAAGGTTTTATCCCATATTGGATCTGCTCCAATCACAGTAAATTCAGACActcaaattcttttatcAACTATTAAAAATCCTAGAATTGTTAGAAAAGGCCCAACCTCTATGATCTTAAGTAACAATGTTGATATCAAAGGTCCAAAGGGGACTTTATCGCTTCCGATTCCAGATTTTGTAACTGTTAAAGAGAAGGATCCAAAACAATGGATTGTTACCGTACAAAATCCAACTATTAAGATACAAAAAGCAATGTGGGGTACAGTAAGGGCATTACTGAATAACAATGTTATTGGTGTAAATAACGGCCATACTGCAACCTTAAAATTTGTAGGTACTGGTTATAGAGCTCAAATAGATGAGGAAAAAAATCGCTTATGTTGTAAAGTCGGTAAATGTGTTATGCAATCCTTACCCATACCTAAAGGCATCACAGTGACTGTGAAACAACCAACTTTAGTGTTGATTGAAGGTATTGATAAACAACAGGTGAAATTATTTGCTGCAAAAATTAGAATGTTTCATCCCCCCGAACCTTACAAGGGGAAAGGCATTTACGTTGATGATGAGACTATCAAGTTAAAggctaaaaaaattaaatag